From Bordetella flabilis, the proteins below share one genomic window:
- a CDS encoding ABC transporter substrate-binding protein has product MKRLNMRFAAALTAAGALLGTASLPAWADEQFVPLLVYRTGSFAPLGIPWADGKLDYLKLVNARDGGVNGVKITYEECETAYATDRGVECYERLKTHGPTGASGFDTQSTGITFAVSDKAPLDKVPVETVGYGLSQAVDGSVFQWNFPLLGTYWTAADVMIQDIAKKVGGADKLKGKRIALVYHDSPYGKEPIPLLQARAKKNGFELLLYPVTAPGVEQKSTWLQIRQNRPDYVLLWSAGIMTPTAIREAQASGYARDKIYGIWWAGSEGDVKDLGAVAKGYNAITIHNSGEPGKVSQDLKKFVYDKGEGSDKTGNSVGTIAHMRGMMISMLQVEAIRTAQEKFGKGKSMTPEQVRWGFENLDLSQARLEQLGFGEIMRPVKTSCANHMGADWARIVQWDGAKFKVVSDWYQSDKTIVDPLVKEAAAKYAKEKNITPVKCEG; this is encoded by the coding sequence ATGAAGCGTTTGAATATGCGATTCGCGGCGGCCCTGACGGCCGCGGGGGCGCTGCTGGGCACCGCCAGCCTGCCGGCGTGGGCCGACGAACAATTCGTGCCGCTGCTGGTGTACCGCACCGGTTCATTCGCTCCGTTGGGCATTCCATGGGCGGACGGCAAGCTGGACTACCTGAAGCTGGTCAACGCGCGCGACGGCGGCGTGAACGGCGTGAAAATCACCTACGAAGAATGCGAGACGGCCTACGCCACGGACCGCGGGGTGGAATGCTATGAGCGCCTGAAGACGCACGGACCCACGGGCGCGTCGGGCTTCGATACCCAGTCCACGGGCATCACCTTCGCGGTCAGCGACAAGGCGCCGCTGGACAAGGTGCCGGTCGAGACCGTGGGCTACGGTTTGTCGCAGGCGGTCGACGGCTCGGTCTTCCAGTGGAACTTTCCCCTGCTGGGCACGTACTGGACGGCGGCAGACGTCATGATCCAGGACATCGCCAAGAAAGTGGGCGGCGCGGACAAGCTGAAGGGCAAGAGGATCGCCCTGGTCTACCACGATTCGCCGTATGGCAAGGAGCCGATTCCCCTGCTGCAGGCGCGCGCCAAGAAGAATGGCTTCGAACTGCTGCTCTACCCGGTCACCGCGCCCGGGGTGGAACAGAAGTCCACCTGGCTGCAGATCCGCCAGAACCGCCCCGACTACGTGCTGCTGTGGAGCGCGGGCATCATGACGCCCACGGCCATCCGCGAAGCGCAGGCCAGCGGCTACGCGCGCGACAAGATCTACGGGATCTGGTGGGCCGGCTCCGAAGGCGACGTCAAGGACCTGGGCGCCGTGGCCAAGGGCTACAACGCCATCACCATTCACAACAGCGGCGAACCGGGCAAGGTCTCGCAGGACCTGAAGAAGTTCGTCTACGACAAGGGCGAGGGCAGCGACAAGACCGGCAACTCGGTCGGCACGATCGCGCACATGCGCGGCATGATGATTTCCATGCTGCAGGTCGAGGCCATCCGCACCGCCCAGGAGAAATTCGGCAAGGGCAAGTCCATGACGCCGGAGCAGGTGCGCTGGGGCTTCGAAAACCTGGACCTCTCGCAGGCGCGGCTGGAGCAGCTGGGCTTCGGTGAAATCATGCGACCGGTCAAGACCTCGTGCGCCAACCACATGGGAGCGGACTGGGCGCGCATCGTGCAATGGGACGGCGCCAAGTTCAAGGTGGTTTCCGACTGGTACCAATCGGACAAGACCATCGTCGACCCGCTGGTCAAGGAGGCCGCCGCCAAGTACGCCAAGGAAAAGAACATCACTCCGGTCAAGTGCGAAGGCTAG
- the fmt gene encoding methionyl-tRNA formyltransferase — translation MRVVFAGTPEFARTALRAILAAGHTVPLVLTQPDRPAGRGLKLTPSPVKQTALEAGIPVAQPRSLRLDGRYPDEAADARQALAAAAPDVMVVAAYGLILPQWVLDLPAHGCLNIHASLLPRWRGAAPIQRAIEAGDPKTGITIMQMDAGLDTGDMLLVREVPIGAAQTAGELHDVLADTGAAAIVQALQALGSAGLNAVPQPEEGVTYAAKLDKAEAALDFSLSADVLARRVRAFNPVPGATLRLPGLDDPVKVWRAEALPGASAAPPGTVLRATPDGIDVAAAEGILRLLELQKAGGKRQPADIFVRSWQAPA, via the coding sequence ATGCGGGTCGTCTTCGCTGGCACGCCCGAATTCGCCCGTACCGCGCTGCGCGCCATCCTGGCCGCCGGCCATACCGTGCCGCTGGTGCTCACGCAGCCGGACCGGCCCGCCGGGCGCGGGCTCAAGCTCACCCCCAGCCCGGTCAAGCAGACGGCGCTGGAAGCCGGCATCCCCGTGGCCCAACCCCGCAGCCTGCGGCTGGACGGACGTTATCCGGACGAAGCGGCGGACGCACGCCAGGCCCTGGCGGCGGCGGCGCCGGATGTCATGGTCGTGGCGGCCTACGGGCTGATCCTGCCGCAATGGGTGCTGGACCTGCCCGCGCACGGCTGCCTGAACATCCATGCCAGCCTGCTGCCGCGGTGGCGCGGCGCCGCCCCCATCCAGCGCGCCATCGAGGCCGGCGATCCCAAAACCGGCATCACCATCATGCAGATGGACGCGGGCCTGGACACCGGCGACATGTTGCTCGTGCGCGAGGTGCCCATCGGTGCGGCGCAGACGGCGGGCGAGTTGCATGACGTCCTGGCGGACACCGGCGCGGCGGCCATCGTGCAAGCCCTGCAGGCCCTGGGCTCGGCGGGCCTGAATGCCGTCCCCCAGCCCGAAGAAGGCGTCACCTACGCCGCCAAGCTGGACAAGGCCGAAGCCGCGCTGGACTTTTCGCTGAGCGCGGACGTGCTGGCGCGCCGCGTCAGGGCCTTCAATCCGGTTCCGGGCGCCACGCTGCGCCTGCCCGGCCTGGATGATCCCGTGAAAGTCTGGCGCGCCGAGGCGCTGCCGGGCGCCTCCGCCGCGCCCCCGGGGACCGTGCTGCGGGCCACGCCGGACGGTATAGACGTGGCCGCGGCCGAAGGTATCCTGCGCCTGCTGGAATTGCAGAAGGCGGGCGGCAAGCGCCAGCCCGCGGATATATTCGTGCGGAGTTGGCAGGCGCCCGCCTGA
- a CDS encoding amino acid ABC transporter substrate-binding protein, with protein MRIGSPSHLIKAFLGTALVAAAAHTAHAGTLDIVRQRGSVMCGTTTGFAGFSAPDNKGEWRGLDVDLCRAVAAAVLGDARKVKIVPLDAQQRFTALQSGEIDLLARNTTVTQQRDTALGIIHAGINFYDGQGFMVPKSLNVKSAKELDGASVCLQAGTSNENTLADWARANNVKYKPVVIEQFNEVVNAFAAGRCDVFSTDASGLASIRISKLHNPDDYMVLPEIISKEPLGPFVRKGDDNWLNIVSWSLSAMVEAEEYGITSANVDELKANSQNPGIKRILGVTAGAGQNMGLQEDWAYNIVKQVGNYGESFERNVGQGSPLKLQRGLNAQWNKGGLMYALPIR; from the coding sequence ATGCGCATCGGCTCCCCATCGCACCTGATCAAGGCATTCCTCGGCACCGCGCTCGTCGCGGCCGCCGCGCACACGGCCCATGCGGGCACCCTGGATATCGTGCGCCAGCGCGGCAGCGTCATGTGCGGCACGACCACCGGGTTTGCCGGATTTTCTGCGCCCGACAACAAGGGCGAATGGCGCGGACTGGATGTGGACCTGTGCCGCGCCGTCGCCGCGGCGGTGCTGGGCGACGCCCGCAAAGTGAAGATCGTGCCCCTGGACGCCCAGCAGCGCTTCACGGCGCTGCAATCCGGAGAAATCGATCTGCTGGCGCGCAATACCACCGTCACGCAGCAGCGCGATACCGCCCTGGGCATTATCCACGCCGGTATCAATTTCTACGACGGCCAGGGCTTCATGGTGCCCAAGTCGCTGAACGTAAAGAGCGCCAAGGAGTTGGACGGCGCCTCGGTCTGTCTGCAGGCCGGCACGTCGAACGAGAACACGCTGGCGGACTGGGCGCGCGCGAACAACGTCAAGTACAAGCCGGTGGTCATCGAGCAGTTCAATGAAGTCGTCAATGCCTTCGCCGCCGGCCGCTGCGATGTGTTCAGTACGGATGCGTCCGGCCTGGCCTCGATCCGCATTTCCAAGCTGCACAATCCGGACGACTACATGGTGCTGCCCGAAATCATCTCCAAGGAGCCGCTCGGCCCCTTTGTGCGCAAGGGCGACGATAACTGGCTGAACATCGTGTCGTGGTCCTTGTCCGCCATGGTGGAAGCGGAGGAATACGGCATCACATCGGCGAACGTCGACGAGCTCAAGGCCAATAGCCAGAATCCCGGTATCAAGCGCATCCTGGGCGTGACGGCCGGCGCCGGCCAGAACATGGGCTTGCAGGAAGACTGGGCCTACAACATCGTCAAGCAGGTAGGCAATTACGGCGAAAGCTTCGAACGCAATGTCGGGCAGGGCAGCCCGCTGAAATTGCAGCGCGGCCTGAACGCGCAGTGGAACAAGGGCGGCCTGATGTACGCCTTGCCCATACGCTGA
- a CDS encoding hydroxymethylglutaryl-CoA lyase, translated as MSLPTRVKIVEVSPRDGLQNEKEFVPTDVKIELVNRLAAAGFPNIEATSFVSPKWVPQMADAAELMAGIARRPGLVYSVLTPNLKGFEAARAAGADEVVIFGAASEAFSQKNINCSIAESIARFEPVAAAAKDAGLRLRGSISCALGCPYQGDVPVHAVVDVAQRYLALGCDEIDVADTIGVGTPKRVRDVMGAVTAVVDPTKVSGHFHDTYGQSLANILAALETGISIFHASVAGLGGCPYAKGATGNVATEDVLYLLRGLDIETGIDFDAVVDIGQWMSAQLNRKSSSRAGNAVAAKRAA; from the coding sequence ATGTCTTTGCCCACCCGCGTCAAAATCGTCGAAGTCTCTCCGCGCGACGGCCTGCAGAACGAAAAGGAATTCGTCCCGACCGACGTCAAGATCGAACTGGTGAACCGCCTCGCCGCCGCGGGCTTTCCCAACATCGAGGCCACCTCCTTCGTCTCGCCCAAATGGGTACCCCAGATGGCGGACGCCGCCGAACTGATGGCCGGCATCGCGCGCCGGCCGGGCCTTGTGTATTCGGTGTTGACGCCCAACCTGAAGGGCTTCGAAGCGGCCCGCGCGGCGGGCGCCGACGAAGTCGTCATCTTCGGCGCGGCCAGCGAGGCGTTCTCGCAGAAGAACATCAATTGCTCGATCGCCGAATCGATCGCGCGCTTCGAACCCGTGGCCGCGGCGGCCAAGGATGCGGGCCTGCGCCTGCGCGGGTCGATCAGTTGCGCGCTGGGCTGCCCCTACCAGGGCGACGTGCCGGTGCACGCCGTGGTGGACGTGGCGCAACGCTATCTGGCGCTGGGCTGCGACGAGATCGACGTCGCGGATACGATAGGCGTGGGCACCCCCAAGCGGGTGCGCGATGTCATGGGCGCGGTGACGGCGGTGGTCGACCCCACCAAGGTATCGGGGCACTTTCACGATACCTACGGCCAGTCATTGGCCAACATCCTGGCCGCGCTGGAAACCGGCATTTCGATCTTCCACGCCTCTGTAGCGGGCCTGGGCGGCTGTCCGTACGCCAAGGGCGCCACCGGCAACGTGGCGACGGAGGACGTGCTGTATCTGTTGCGCGGCCTGGACATCGAGACCGGCATCGATTTCGATGCGGTGGTCGATATCGGGCAATGGATGTCGGCGCAGCTGAACCGCAAGTCATCCAGCCGCGCCGGCAACGCCGTCGCCGCGAAGCGGGCGGCCTAG
- the def gene encoding peptide deformylase: MALLNILRYPNPRLHIKAKPVAEVDDRIRQLVRDMAETMYDAPGVGLAATQVDVHERVVVIDVSEEGNQLLTLINPEITWKSEERQTYEEGCLSVPEIYDEVERAARIRFKALDAQGQPYERDAEGLLAVCVQHELDHLDGKVFVEYLSPLKQNRIKTKLRKAERDAVRA; encoded by the coding sequence ATGGCTTTGCTCAATATCCTTCGCTATCCCAACCCGCGTTTGCACATCAAGGCCAAACCGGTGGCGGAAGTGGACGACCGTATACGCCAATTGGTGCGCGACATGGCCGAAACCATGTATGACGCCCCCGGCGTCGGGCTGGCCGCCACCCAGGTCGACGTCCATGAGCGCGTCGTGGTCATCGACGTGTCCGAGGAAGGCAACCAGCTGCTGACGCTCATCAATCCGGAAATCACCTGGAAGAGCGAGGAAAGGCAGACCTACGAGGAAGGTTGCCTGTCCGTGCCCGAAATCTACGACGAGGTCGAACGCGCGGCCCGCATCCGCTTCAAGGCCCTGGACGCGCAGGGGCAGCCGTACGAGCGCGACGCCGAAGGCCTTTTGGCCGTCTGCGTCCAGCACGAGCTGGATCACCTGGACGGCAAGGTGTTCGTCGAATACCTGTCCCCGCTCAAGCAGAACCGCATCAAGACGAAGCTGCGCAAGGCCGAACGCGACGCCGTGCGGGCTTGA
- a CDS encoding branched-chain amino acid ABC transporter permease, with product MFYRENGQFKTSYLADQQIFPIRQDRVFVALLLAVAFVVVPLLAGDYFLRAIFIPFLILSLAAVGLNVLVGYCGQISLGTGAFMAVGAYAAWNFGVRTPEMPLLLQILLGGLCATAVGVVFGIPSLRIRGLYLAVATLAAQFFVDWAFLRIPYFTNYSSSGSVSVPPLEVFGMPLQTSTQRYLFVLSVVAVFTLLAKNLVRGAIGREWMAIRDMDVAASVIGIRPMYAKLTAFAVSSFIVGVAGALWGFIHLGAWEPLAFDLGRSFQLLFMVIIGGLGSILGSFFGAAFIVLLPVLLANIPGMLGLPLAVDTASHIEHMVFGSLIVFFLIAEPHGLARLWSIGKEKLRIWPFPH from the coding sequence ATGTTCTATCGCGAAAACGGCCAGTTCAAGACCAGCTACCTGGCCGACCAGCAGATATTCCCCATCCGCCAGGACCGCGTCTTCGTCGCCCTGTTGCTGGCCGTGGCCTTCGTCGTGGTGCCGCTGCTGGCGGGGGACTATTTCCTGCGCGCCATCTTCATTCCCTTCCTGATCCTGTCGCTGGCCGCGGTGGGTTTGAATGTCCTGGTGGGTTATTGCGGACAGATCTCGCTGGGTACCGGCGCCTTCATGGCGGTGGGCGCCTATGCCGCGTGGAACTTCGGCGTGCGCACGCCCGAGATGCCGCTGCTGCTGCAGATCCTGCTGGGCGGCCTGTGTGCGACGGCGGTCGGGGTGGTGTTCGGCATTCCCAGCCTGCGCATCCGCGGACTTTATCTGGCCGTGGCGACGCTCGCGGCGCAGTTCTTCGTGGACTGGGCCTTCCTGCGCATTCCCTACTTCACCAACTACTCTTCGTCCGGCAGCGTGTCGGTGCCGCCGCTGGAGGTGTTCGGGATGCCGCTGCAGACTTCGACGCAGCGCTATCTTTTCGTGCTGAGCGTGGTCGCGGTCTTCACCTTGCTCGCCAAGAACCTGGTACGCGGGGCGATAGGGCGGGAATGGATGGCCATCCGCGACATGGACGTGGCCGCATCGGTCATCGGCATCCGCCCCATGTACGCCAAGCTGACCGCCTTCGCCGTCAGCTCTTTCATCGTGGGCGTGGCCGGCGCGTTGTGGGGATTCATCCACCTGGGCGCGTGGGAGCCGCTGGCATTCGACCTCGGGCGCTCCTTCCAACTGCTGTTCATGGTCATCATCGGCGGGCTCGGCTCCATCCTGGGCAGTTTCTTCGGCGCCGCCTTCATCGTGCTGCTGCCCGTGCTGCTGGCCAATATCCCGGGCATGCTGGGCTTGCCCCTGGCCGTGGACACCGCTTCGCACATCGAGCACATGGTGTTCGGCTCGCTGATCGTGTTTTTCCTGATCGCCGAGCCGCATGGCCTGGCCCGCCTGTGGAGCATCGGCAAGGAAAAGCTGCGCATATGGCCCTTTCCGCATTGA
- a CDS encoding phenylacetate--CoA ligase family protein — translation MLDAPYFDALETRPPEAREAALMAALPQAIAHAMARAPALAAQLAGVDPGGVASRQALATLPVLRKSELLQRQQACREAGLADGAARAMGGYSALGWGQALRVFASPGPIYEPESARPDYWRFARALYAAGVRADELVYNCFSYHFTPAGSMLETAAHAIGCTVFPGGTGQTEQQVRAMQDLAPSAYTGTPSFLKIILEKADELGIALPTLRRALVSGEAFPPSLRDWLAARGVEGYQAYGSADLGLIAYETPARDGLVLGEEIIVEIVRPGTGDPVEEGEVGEVVVTTLNPDYPLVRFGTGDLSAVMPGLSSCGRTNTRIRGWLGRADQATKVRGLFVHPTQVAAVLRRHPEAVRARLVVGGSVGEDTMILHVEVTNSPPGLAEAIAQSVRDVAKLRADVRLCGPGVLPNDGKVIDDTRSYA, via the coding sequence ATGCTTGATGCTCCGTATTTCGACGCCCTGGAAACCCGCCCGCCCGAGGCGCGCGAAGCCGCCCTCATGGCGGCCCTGCCGCAGGCGATCGCGCACGCCATGGCGCGCGCGCCGGCCCTGGCCGCGCAGCTCGCCGGCGTCGATCCGGGCGGCGTCGCGTCGCGCCAGGCGCTGGCCACGCTGCCGGTATTGCGCAAGTCGGAACTGCTGCAGCGGCAGCAGGCGTGCCGGGAGGCCGGGCTGGCGGACGGCGCCGCCCGCGCGATGGGCGGATACTCGGCGCTGGGCTGGGGCCAGGCCTTGCGCGTCTTTGCCTCGCCCGGGCCGATCTACGAGCCCGAAAGCGCCCGGCCGGACTATTGGCGATTCGCGCGGGCGCTGTACGCCGCCGGCGTTCGCGCCGACGAGCTTGTCTACAACTGTTTTTCCTATCACTTCACGCCTGCAGGCTCGATGCTGGAGACCGCCGCGCATGCGATCGGCTGCACCGTATTCCCGGGCGGTACCGGCCAGACGGAACAGCAGGTGCGCGCCATGCAGGATCTGGCGCCCAGCGCCTATACCGGCACGCCCAGCTTCCTGAAGATCATCCTGGAGAAAGCCGACGAACTGGGTATCGCGCTGCCCACGCTGCGCCGCGCCCTGGTGTCGGGCGAAGCATTTCCGCCGAGCCTGCGCGATTGGCTGGCGGCGCGCGGGGTGGAAGGCTACCAGGCCTACGGCAGCGCGGATCTGGGCCTGATCGCCTACGAGACGCCCGCACGCGACGGGCTGGTGCTGGGCGAGGAGATCATCGTCGAAATCGTACGCCCGGGGACCGGCGATCCGGTCGAAGAGGGCGAAGTCGGCGAAGTCGTCGTGACCACCCTGAATCCGGACTATCCCTTGGTCCGTTTCGGTACCGGCGACCTGTCGGCGGTGATGCCGGGCCTGTCCAGCTGCGGCCGCACCAATACCCGCATCCGCGGCTGGCTGGGCCGCGCCGACCAGGCGACCAAGGTGCGCGGGCTCTTCGTGCATCCCACCCAGGTGGCGGCGGTGCTGCGCCGCCATCCGGAGGCGGTGCGGGCCCGCCTGGTGGTTGGCGGTTCCGTGGGCGAGGACACCATGATCCTGCATGTGGAAGTCACCAACTCGCCGCCCGGCCTGGCCGAAGCCATCGCGCAGTCCGTGCGGGACGTGGCCAAGCTGCGCGCCGACGTGCGGCTGTGTGGCCCGGGCGTGCTCCCCAACGACGGCAAGGTCATCGACGACACGCGCTCGTACGCCTGA
- the dprA gene encoding DNA-processing protein DprA codes for MPLHLPTDELAAWLRLSLEPGLGLVGAIALLRAAGMPDAIYAMRASALARHVPPELARQLGAAAPPDMAESIDRTLEWASLDGRHIVTLADPAYPSALLDTADPPLLLYVRGDPAFLTGAALAVVGARSATAGGMETARAFARYLAGQGWRVVSGLAQGIDAAAHEGALDAGPRGAGTVAVMGTGIDVVYPPRHGALAERIAAHGALVSELPLGTPARPGHFPRRNRLVAGLSRGVLVVEAARQSGSLITARLAAENGREVFAIPGSIHSPLSRGCHALIRQGAKLVETARDITDELGVLPDNAFAGRPGTPDSHGADDPGAQADRREPDGRDAHRPEDLADPARMDPTGDPVLAALGYDPVHPDVLLARTGLDSPALNARLLELELAGVVARVDGGRFQRLAGARQPGKD; via the coding sequence ATGCCTTTGCACCTCCCCACTGATGAGTTGGCCGCCTGGCTACGGCTTTCCCTGGAACCCGGCCTGGGCCTGGTCGGCGCCATCGCCCTGTTGCGCGCCGCCGGCATGCCGGACGCCATCTATGCCATGCGGGCCAGCGCGCTCGCCCGCCACGTACCGCCGGAACTGGCGCGGCAACTGGGCGCCGCCGCGCCGCCCGACATGGCGGAGTCGATCGACCGGACCCTGGAATGGGCAAGCCTGGACGGACGGCATATCGTCACGCTGGCCGACCCCGCTTATCCGTCCGCGCTGCTCGATACGGCGGACCCGCCGCTGCTGCTCTACGTGCGCGGCGATCCGGCCTTCCTGACGGGCGCGGCACTGGCCGTGGTCGGGGCGCGCAGCGCCACGGCCGGGGGCATGGAGACCGCGCGCGCCTTTGCGCGCTACCTTGCCGGACAAGGCTGGCGCGTGGTCAGCGGACTGGCGCAAGGCATCGATGCCGCCGCGCACGAAGGAGCGCTGGATGCGGGCCCGCGCGGCGCCGGTACGGTGGCCGTCATGGGCACGGGCATCGACGTGGTCTATCCGCCCCGGCACGGCGCGCTGGCCGAACGCATCGCCGCCCATGGCGCCCTGGTCTCGGAGCTGCCGCTGGGTACCCCTGCCCGCCCCGGCCATTTTCCCAGGCGCAACCGGCTGGTCGCCGGGCTGTCCCGCGGCGTCCTGGTGGTCGAAGCCGCGCGCCAGAGCGGCTCGCTCATCACCGCCCGCCTCGCGGCGGAAAACGGCCGCGAGGTCTTCGCGATTCCCGGCTCCATACATTCGCCGCTGTCGCGCGGCTGCCATGCCTTGATACGGCAGGGCGCCAAGCTGGTCGAAACGGCGCGCGATATTACGGACGAACTGGGCGTGCTCCCGGACAACGCCTTTGCGGGCCGTCCCGGCACGCCCGATAGCCATGGCGCCGATGACCCCGGCGCGCAGGCGGACCGGCGCGAACCCGACGGCCGCGACGCCCATCGTCCCGAAGACCTCGCCGATCCCGCCAGGATGGACCCGACGGGCGATCCCGTACTGGCCGCCCTCGGCTACGATCCGGTCCATCCGGACGTACTGCTGGCCCGCACCGGCCTGGACAGCCCCGCCCTGAACGCCCGCCTGCTGGAACTGGAACTGGCCGGCGTGGTCGCACGGGTGGATGGTGGCCGCTTCCAGCGTTTGGCGGGAGCGCGGCAGCCCGGCAAGGACTAA
- a CDS encoding ABC transporter ATP-binding protein, which translates to MPHVPTPAPSGILLDVNGIEVIYNHVILVLKGVSLQVPEGRIVALLGANGAGKTTTLRAVSNLLQGERGEVTKGSIRYRDERVDRLSPTDLVRRGVVQVMEGRHCFAHLTVEENLLTGAYTRRLGRADTEAALERVYRYFPRLKQRRGSQAGYTSGGEQQMTAIGRALMASPTMILLDEPSMGLAPQVVDEIFQIVQDLNRKEGVSFLLAEQNTNIALRYADYGYILENGRVVMDGDAAALASNEDVKEFYLGLASGTRRSFRDSKFYRRRKRWLA; encoded by the coding sequence ATGCCGCATGTTCCAACGCCCGCGCCGTCCGGCATCCTGCTGGACGTCAACGGCATCGAGGTCATCTACAACCACGTCATCCTGGTGCTCAAGGGCGTATCCCTGCAGGTCCCCGAAGGGCGCATCGTCGCCCTGCTGGGCGCCAACGGGGCGGGCAAGACCACGACCCTGCGCGCCGTGTCCAATCTGCTGCAGGGCGAACGGGGCGAAGTGACCAAGGGCAGCATCCGCTATCGCGACGAGCGGGTAGACCGGCTGTCGCCCACCGACCTGGTGCGGCGCGGCGTGGTGCAGGTGATGGAAGGCCGCCACTGCTTCGCGCATTTGACCGTGGAGGAAAACCTGCTGACCGGCGCCTACACGCGCCGGCTCGGCCGCGCCGATACGGAAGCCGCGCTGGAACGCGTCTATCGGTACTTCCCGCGGCTCAAGCAGCGGCGCGGCAGCCAGGCGGGGTACACGTCGGGCGGGGAACAGCAGATGACGGCCATCGGCCGTGCCCTGATGGCCAGTCCCACCATGATCCTGCTCGACGAGCCGTCCATGGGCCTGGCCCCGCAGGTCGTCGATGAAATCTTCCAGATCGTGCAGGATCTGAACCGCAAGGAGGGGGTCAGCTTTCTGCTGGCCGAGCAGAATACCAATATCGCGCTGCGCTATGCCGACTACGGCTACATCCTGGAAAACGGCCGCGTGGTCATGGACGGCGACGCCGCGGCGCTGGCCAGCAACGAGGATGTGAAGGAGTTCTACCTGGGCCTGGCCAGCGGGACGCGCCGCAGCTTCCGCGATAGCAAGTTCTACCGTCGGCGCAAGCGCTGGCTGGCCTAG
- a CDS encoding branched-chain amino acid ABC transporter permease, translated as MGFFLETLFGGLMSGMLYALIGLGFVLIFKASGVFNFAQGAMVLVAALSMARFSEWIPGWLGFDNALLANVLAFIVSAALMYGLAVAVERLVLRRLVNQEATTLLMATLGISYFLDGAGQIAFGSSVYSINVGMPKEPAFILERFFEGGVLLNLEDLTAAVVAALLVAVLALFFQYTGTGRALRAVADDHQAAQSIGIPLNRIWVVVWAVAGLVALVAGVIWGSKFGVQFTLSTAALRALPVVILGGLTSIPGAILGGLIIGVGEKLSEVYLGSLVGGGIEIWFAYVLALVFLLFRPQGLFGEKIIDRV; from the coding sequence GTGGGATTTTTCCTGGAGACACTGTTTGGCGGGCTGATGAGCGGCATGTTGTACGCGCTGATCGGCCTGGGCTTCGTGCTGATCTTCAAGGCCTCGGGCGTATTCAATTTCGCGCAGGGCGCCATGGTTCTGGTGGCGGCGCTTTCGATGGCGCGGTTCTCGGAGTGGATACCCGGCTGGCTGGGCTTCGACAACGCGTTGCTGGCCAACGTGCTGGCCTTCATCGTCAGCGCCGCCCTGATGTACGGCCTGGCCGTCGCCGTGGAACGCCTGGTCCTGCGGCGCCTGGTGAACCAGGAAGCCACGACGCTGCTGATGGCGACGCTGGGCATCAGCTACTTCCTCGATGGCGCCGGCCAGATCGCCTTCGGCAGTTCGGTGTATTCCATCAATGTCGGCATGCCCAAGGAACCCGCATTCATCCTGGAGCGCTTCTTCGAAGGCGGCGTGCTGCTCAACCTGGAGGACCTGACCGCCGCGGTGGTTGCCGCGTTGCTCGTCGCGGTACTGGCCCTGTTCTTCCAGTACACCGGCACGGGACGCGCGTTGCGCGCCGTGGCCGACGATCACCAGGCGGCGCAGTCCATCGGCATTCCGCTCAACCGCATCTGGGTCGTGGTGTGGGCGGTCGCCGGGCTGGTCGCGCTGGTCGCCGGCGTGATCTGGGGCTCGAAGTTCGGCGTGCAGTTCACCTTGTCGACGGCGGCCCTGCGCGCCTTGCCCGTCGTGATCCTGGGCGGTCTCACCTCGATCCCCGGCGCCATCCTGGGCGGATTGATCATCGGCGTGGGGGAAAAGCTGTCCGAGGTCTATCTGGGATCCCTGGTCGGCGGCGGTATCGAGATCTGGTTCGCCTACGTGCTGGCCCTGGTCTTCCTGCTGTTCCGGCCCCAGGGCCTGTTCGGCGAAAAAATCATCGATCGCGTCTAG